The following proteins are co-located in the uncultured Draconibacterium sp. genome:
- a CDS encoding RagB/SusD family nutrient uptake outer membrane protein, whose translation MKLKQYIYGLFLISIILFPGCEEFLDTAQMGVTSQDDFYNTDAEVTQALYAIYDKIQSDNLNTFQFKNMLSDDALAGGGGRGDNSWGERLDEYTYGTNNSILTANFTKYYQIIYAANLLINNLENADTSAKQVALAEAKTLRAYAYFELVTLWGPAPLVTASLNPDEYAQPNATVEELWAQIETDLVEAIPNLPLKSAQTEAQKANVSKGTAQSWLGKAYLYQKKFDEAAEQFDAVIASEEYALADDFSMITKESSEFGSESVFEISYTKDVSSVTECTWIVAFCGPRSPWFSAGTSGISQTAWGWVEPRQGLYTAYVEAGDVVRRKATVMSEEELINDFGGSFRLDGNLPYGSYGLVRLKHGAWVDETPGEAFHTIGGTNYRITRYADVLLMAAEAYNRKSAPNDVKALEYVNIVRERAELPSLTITGDALFDAIKTERRLELAFEFVRYQDLIRWGDAADVLADQGKQIPKGDGTNFEFPDAGFKAKHWLLPFPEDEIMVNPNIVQNPGW comes from the coding sequence ATGAAACTTAAACAATATATATACGGTCTTTTTCTCATTAGCATCATCCTGTTTCCCGGGTGCGAGGAATTTTTGGATACCGCTCAAATGGGGGTGACCAGCCAGGATGATTTTTACAACACCGATGCTGAAGTAACGCAAGCGCTCTATGCCATATATGATAAAATTCAGAGCGACAACCTGAATACTTTTCAATTTAAGAATATGCTTTCTGATGATGCGTTGGCAGGAGGTGGTGGCCGTGGTGATAATTCATGGGGTGAGAGACTTGATGAATACACCTATGGCACAAATAACAGCATCCTTACGGCAAACTTTACCAAGTATTATCAGATTATCTATGCCGCTAACCTGTTAATCAATAATCTTGAAAATGCAGATACTTCTGCAAAACAAGTAGCTTTGGCCGAAGCTAAAACACTGCGTGCGTATGCCTATTTCGAACTGGTTACGCTATGGGGGCCAGCACCTTTGGTAACTGCATCGCTTAATCCTGATGAATATGCACAACCCAATGCCACAGTTGAAGAGCTTTGGGCTCAAATTGAAACAGATTTAGTAGAAGCTATTCCAAATCTTCCTTTAAAAAGTGCACAGACAGAAGCTCAAAAGGCAAATGTTTCAAAGGGAACTGCTCAATCCTGGTTGGGAAAAGCATACCTGTACCAGAAAAAATTCGATGAGGCAGCTGAACAGTTCGACGCAGTAATTGCGAGTGAAGAATACGCTTTGGCCGATGATTTTTCAATGATTACAAAGGAATCGTCGGAGTTTGGTTCGGAATCGGTTTTTGAGATATCCTATACCAAAGATGTTTCATCGGTAACCGAATGTACCTGGATTGTTGCTTTTTGCGGGCCACGTAGTCCATGGTTTAGTGCCGGTACGAGCGGAATTTCACAAACAGCCTGGGGCTGGGTTGAACCTCGCCAGGGACTGTACACTGCATACGTAGAAGCAGGCGATGTTGTGCGCAGAAAAGCTACCGTGATGAGCGAAGAAGAATTGATCAATGATTTTGGTGGTTCCTTTCGTTTAGATGGAAACCTGCCTTATGGAAGTTATGGTTTGGTTAGACTGAAACATGGTGCTTGGGTAGATGAAACTCCTGGGGAAGCATTTCACACTATTGGAGGCACAAACTATAGAATAACCAGATACGCGGATGTGTTGTTAATGGCAGCCGAAGCCTATAACAGGAAATCGGCACCAAACGATGTAAAAGCACTGGAATATGTAAATATAGTAAGAGAGCGTGCTGAGTTGCCTTCTTTAACAATAACAGGTGACGCTCTTTTTGACGCGATTAAAACAGAGCGGAGGTTAGAGCTCGCATTTGAGTTTGTGCGCTATCAGGACCTAATCCGCTGGGGCGATGCAGCCGATGTTTTAGCCGATCAGGGTAAGCAGATTCCCAAAGGCGATGGAACAAATTTCGAGTTCCCCGATGCTGGTTTTAAAGCAAAACACTGGTTACTTCCGTTTCCTGAAGATGAAATAATGGTAAATCCGAACATTGTTCAAAATCCGGGCTGGTAG
- a CDS encoding glycoside hydrolase family 30 protein: protein MKNLNIVIIFLFFCTGCNTTTPVDWVCTTPTTQWKTAQLETVASAESTSAEVYTDKTQQQIDGFGSCFNELGWTSLNQLSNTDRESIMNELFTPGVGANFTICRMPVAANDFALNWYSYNETEGDFAMENFSIENDKNTLIPFIQNAKKYNPNIKIWASPWSPPSWMKYNKHYASASSQRMANMAEMYIKQREAQGDTAALGGFFANVGNPKYQNGLPIDREGKEGTDMFIQEDQYLEAYALYFSKFIQDYKNEGIDIFAVMPQNEFNSAQIFPSCCWTAAGLSNFIGSYLGPAMDKLGVDIYFGTMERPNEALVDTILQNEKSGKYVKGVGFQWAGKDALPDINRNYPDLAMFQTEQECGDGKNDWAGAMHSWDLMKHYLSNGVSVYEYWNTSLLEGGVSRWGWEQNSLVVVDSENKSYKYSYEYYMLKHASHYVLPGAKKLETGGEYTDLLAFKNTDGSIIVIAANQEEESKTVNIKIGDSFISPVLPATSLNTFKISNQ, encoded by the coding sequence ATGAAAAACTTAAACATCGTAATTATTTTTCTTTTTTTCTGCACTGGCTGCAACACAACAACTCCGGTTGATTGGGTATGTACAACACCAACCACTCAATGGAAAACAGCACAATTAGAAACGGTAGCTTCTGCAGAAAGTACAAGTGCCGAAGTTTATACCGACAAAACACAACAGCAAATAGATGGTTTTGGCAGCTGTTTTAACGAATTGGGCTGGACATCGCTGAATCAGTTAAGTAACACCGATCGCGAATCGATAATGAACGAGCTATTTACACCAGGTGTCGGTGCCAATTTTACCATTTGCCGAATGCCTGTTGCAGCTAACGATTTTGCTTTAAACTGGTATTCGTACAACGAAACCGAGGGTGATTTTGCCATGGAGAACTTTTCAATAGAAAATGATAAAAATACATTGATTCCCTTCATTCAAAATGCAAAAAAATACAATCCCAATATTAAAATATGGGCATCACCATGGAGTCCTCCATCGTGGATGAAATACAATAAACACTATGCCAGCGCGTCATCTCAACGTATGGCAAACATGGCCGAAATGTACATCAAACAACGCGAAGCACAGGGCGACACTGCAGCATTGGGAGGCTTTTTTGCCAATGTTGGCAACCCTAAATATCAGAACGGCCTGCCTATCGATCGTGAAGGGAAAGAAGGAACTGATATGTTTATCCAGGAAGACCAATACCTGGAAGCATATGCACTTTACTTCTCTAAATTTATTCAAGATTATAAAAACGAAGGCATCGATATTTTTGCCGTAATGCCACAAAACGAATTCAATTCGGCACAGATATTCCCGAGCTGTTGCTGGACGGCTGCAGGCTTAAGCAATTTTATCGGTTCGTATTTAGGTCCTGCCATGGATAAACTGGGAGTTGATATTTATTTCGGAACCATGGAACGCCCGAATGAAGCTCTTGTTGATACGATTTTACAAAACGAAAAAAGTGGCAAATATGTTAAAGGCGTAGGTTTTCAGTGGGCAGGAAAAGATGCACTACCCGATATTAATCGCAATTATCCTGATTTGGCTATGTTCCAGACTGAACAGGAATGTGGAGATGGCAAAAACGACTGGGCCGGAGCAATGCACTCGTGGGACCTGATGAAACACTACCTGAGTAATGGTGTCTCGGTTTATGAATACTGGAATACATCGCTGCTGGAAGGTGGTGTTAGCCGCTGGGGATGGGAACAAAACTCATTGGTGGTAGTCGACTCTGAGAACAAAAGTTACAAGTATTCTTACGAATATTATATGTTAAAACACGCTAGCCACTATGTTTTACCGGGAGCTAAAAAACTTGAAACAGGTGGCGAATACACAGATCTGCTGGCATTTAAAAATACAGATGGTTCAATAATTGTAATTGCTGCCAACCAGGAAGAAGAAAGTAAAACGGTAAACATCAAAATCGGTGATTCTTTTATTTCTCCTGTTTTACCGGCAACATCATTGAATACATTCAAAATTTCAAATCAATAA